The sequence below is a genomic window from Microbulbifer hydrolyticus.
TCACGACGAATACCGGGGATGTCATTCCCCTTGATAAGTCTCATCCTCTGATTCTTAAGCCCTACGGTGACCCACCCCAGCCTATCCCCTATATAAAAGTGCGCGGAGATCTCGAAGGACGAATGTCGCGCGACGTGTATTACCAGTTAATCGATTGGGCCGAGCCGCGGCCACCGCAGGAGCCGCCTGCTCGCCTTTGCCAACTGTGGCTGAAAAGTAATGGCGAAGAGTTTTTATTGGGCGAGTACTGAGCCCATAGGCGACATCACCAGTCACGCGATCACTGCCCAGAATCTAGTTGCTCACGTTGTTCGTTTTCTATCCTCCATAGATGACTCTGAAACATATAAGAAATAATTCAGAAATATCAGCGACATATTAAATTCACATTGACACGTTTTTGTATTAAATCCCCTTAATTTTTCTTCACTTCGTTCATTCGTAACATTTTCGCAACACGCCATTCCTAGACTCCCCCTCGTCCAATTTGCTTTGGCAGAAAAAAATATTCACGGATTAATTCACTTCATCCTTGTTAGGGGGATACATGAAACTTGTAACCAAGAAGCTGCTGCTTGCTGCTGCTGTCACCGGGCTGCTGGCTGGCTGTGACAGCGGCGGCATCAACATTGCTCCGGTTAATGAAGACAACTCTGTAGATAACTCTACTGGCGGCGGCGACAACGGTGGCGTTGACAGTAATCCGTGTGCTGCTTACGAGAAAGCCGGTAGCGTCAAGCAGGGCACTTTCGATGGTGTCAACTGTATTTATAGCGCTGCGTTTGTAGATTCTGGCAACCCGCTTACCGTTGACCTGGTAATCCCTGCACTGGAAAACGGTGGTGCTCACATCTTCGAAGGCAGCCTCTTCGTCGGCAATAACTACGACGATGACACAACGATGGCTGCGGCCGGAATTGCTGAAGGCGGTGATGGTGCACAGCTGACGGTTCAGGCCGGTGCAACGGTAGCTTTCCCGAACAGCACCAAGTTTATGGTTGTTAACCGTGGTTCTCAGGTTTTTGCCGTCGGTACCGCTCAGGATCCAATCACTTTCACGTCCCTCTCCGACGTAGAAGGTACCGTAGGTCCCGAAGATGTACAGCAGTGGGGCGGTATGGTGATCAACGGCTTTGGTATCACCAACAAATGTGCCTACGACGCCGAGCTGAAAACCTCCGAGTGTCACGTATTGGCCGAAGGTGCTGCCGGTAAAGATCAGTCCAACTACGGTGGTGACAACAATAGCGACAGCTCCGGTCAGCTTGAATATGTGCGCGTGAAACACACCGGCGCGGAAGTGGCCAATGGCGACGAACTGAACGGCATCACCTTCAGTGCCGTAGGCTCCGGCACCATGGTTAAAAACCTGCAAGTCTATTCCACGTACGACGACGGTATCGAAATGTTCGGTGGTGCAGTCAGCTTTGAAAACTATCTGGCCATGTACGTTCGTGATGATTCCATCGATATCGACGAAGGCTGGAGCGGATCCATCACCAACGCGCTGGTTATCCAGAGTGCAACAGACGGCAACCACTGTATCGAGTCTGACGGTATCGGTTCCTACTCTACCGACAGCGCGAGTGACATCGAGCGCAACACCAATGTGGTTGCAGCCGGTCTCAACAGTCGCCCGGTAATCGATGGTCTTACCTGCATTATCTCTGCCCAGTCTGGTGGTACTCACGACCCGGGTGCCGGCTGGCGCTTCCGCGAAGGCATTTTTCCGATGATCACCAATTCCATGGTGATCGGCTCCTTTGCCGCCGACGAAAATGGTGAGGAAGGCAGCAACTACTGCCTGCGTGTAGAGAGCGATGAAACGATCGCTGCGCTGGAGGCGGGTGTCGAGGCGGGTATCACCTCCAACATCTTTGCCTGTGCCGACAAGACCAAAGGTGGCCCGGTCGGCGCACAAGATCTGGAAGCCTGGGCAGTTGCCAATGGCAACGTGTTCGCAACCGTGCCTGGCGATGCAGCACTGAACCCGACGGCTATGGCCGATACCGGGTTCCAGGTTTTGGAAGGCCCGCTGTCCGTGTTCTCCATCGATACCGCAAGCATGCTGGTTAACGACGCTGCAATCGGTATTACGCCGGTTGAGCGCGCCTACCTGGGTGCTCTGAATGCCAGCGATACGGACTGGACTGCCGGATGGACTTATGGTCTGCACGAAGGCAGCCG
It includes:
- a CDS encoding serine/threonine protein kinase, which codes for MKLVTKKLLLAAAVTGLLAGCDSGGINIAPVNEDNSVDNSTGGGDNGGVDSNPCAAYEKAGSVKQGTFDGVNCIYSAAFVDSGNPLTVDLVIPALENGGAHIFEGSLFVGNNYDDDTTMAAAGIAEGGDGAQLTVQAGATVAFPNSTKFMVVNRGSQVFAVGTAQDPITFTSLSDVEGTVGPEDVQQWGGMVINGFGITNKCAYDAELKTSECHVLAEGAAGKDQSNYGGDNNSDSSGQLEYVRVKHTGAEVANGDELNGITFSAVGSGTMVKNLQVYSTYDDGIEMFGGAVSFENYLAMYVRDDSIDIDEGWSGSITNALVIQSATDGNHCIESDGIGSYSTDSASDIERNTNVVAAGLNSRPVIDGLTCIISAQSGGTHDPGAGWRFREGIFPMITNSMVIGSFAADENGEEGSNYCLRVESDETIAALEAGVEAGITSNIFACADKTKGGPVGAQDLEAWAVANGNVFATVPGDAALNPTAMADTGFQVLEGPLSVFSIDTASMLVNDAAIGITPVERAYLGALNASDTDWTAGWTYGLHEGSRAQALWFEQ